Proteins encoded in a region of the Candidatus Latescibacter sp. genome:
- a CDS encoding PfkB family carbohydrate kinase, with protein MSIVVIGSIAFDDVETGAGSVQNALGGSALYFSAAASLFSPVHLVGVVGEDFPCEELAFMRARGVNTEGMKVVKGGSTFRWSGVYETDMNKRRTTGLALNVFNDFDPVLDTECRQAKYVFLANIDPVLQERVLDQMECPEFIALDTMECYIAEKPQELRRVLKRINLLFINDSEAQFLTGNPNVVAAAHALLDLGPEFVIVKKGEHGSILASREMFFTVPAYPVRRVVDPTGAGDSYAGGTMGYLARTGIHDASALRTAVVYGGIVASFLVEGFSLTALKDLTLDAVEERMANFRSMTAF; from the coding sequence ATGAGCATTGTGGTTATCGGATCCATTGCTTTCGATGATGTGGAAACCGGGGCTGGATCGGTGCAAAATGCGCTGGGCGGCTCGGCGCTCTATTTTTCCGCGGCGGCCTCGCTGTTTAGCCCGGTGCATTTGGTAGGAGTGGTCGGAGAGGATTTTCCCTGCGAAGAGCTGGCATTCATGCGGGCGCGAGGGGTGAACACCGAGGGGATGAAGGTGGTGAAAGGCGGCTCGACCTTCCGGTGGTCCGGGGTGTATGAGACCGACATGAACAAACGCCGCACCACCGGTCTGGCGCTGAATGTTTTCAATGATTTTGATCCCGTGCTCGATACGGAATGCCGTCAGGCGAAGTATGTCTTCCTTGCAAACATCGACCCGGTGCTCCAGGAGCGGGTGCTCGATCAGATGGAATGCCCGGAATTCATCGCCCTCGATACCATGGAATGCTACATTGCCGAGAAACCGCAGGAGCTGCGCAGGGTGCTCAAGAGAATCAACCTCCTGTTCATCAACGATTCCGAGGCACAGTTCCTTACCGGCAACCCGAATGTGGTGGCCGCCGCTCATGCCCTCCTCGATCTGGGTCCGGAATTTGTAATTGTGAAAAAAGGCGAGCACGGCTCCATTCTGGCCTCCCGTGAAATGTTTTTTACAGTTCCGGCATACCCTGTGCGCCGTGTCGTCGACCCGACCGGCGCCGGAGACTCCTATGCCGGAGGAACCATGGGTTATCTGGCCAGAACGGGCATCCATGATGCCTCTGCACTTCGTACGGCGGTGGTGTACGGCGGGATTGTCGCATCCTTCCTAGTGGAAGGATTCAGTTTGACCGCCCTGAAAGACCTGACGCTGGATGCAGTCGAGGAGCGTATGGCGAATTTCCGCTCAATGACCGCTTTTTGA
- the mtnA gene encoding S-methyl-5-thioribose-1-phosphate isomerase has protein sequence MPVVTLKWRDDGLDIIDQRLLPLLEKRVILTSVAQVCEAIETLAVRGAPAIGVAAAYGVVISAREKPQEAHVRSAIRRLRETRPTAVNLFIALDCMESSVEEAFASGDPVKVLLARAHALFDEDQRICRELSRHGAELLSDGDTVLTHCNAGGLATTGYGTALGVIYAAAEQGKRIRVFADETRPLLQGARLTAWELRKNGIPVTVICDSMAADVLRRRWIDHIIVGADRIAANGDTANKIGTYGLSVLAREHDVPLYVAAPLTSFDFSMASGETIPIEERRESEISKFAGVQVTPEGVSFYNPSFDVTPARNIAAIISELGVARPPFTPTLSLWNVLRGNPRISA, from the coding sequence ATGCCGGTTGTAACATTGAAATGGCGGGATGATGGTCTGGACATCATCGACCAGCGCCTTTTGCCTTTACTGGAAAAAAGGGTGATACTCACTTCTGTAGCGCAGGTGTGCGAAGCCATAGAAACCCTGGCTGTGCGGGGAGCGCCGGCCATCGGAGTCGCCGCAGCCTATGGAGTTGTGATCTCCGCTCGTGAAAAACCCCAGGAGGCGCATGTCCGTTCCGCCATAAGGCGGCTCCGTGAGACACGGCCGACCGCGGTGAATCTCTTCATCGCTCTGGACTGTATGGAAAGCAGTGTGGAAGAAGCCTTTGCCTCGGGTGATCCGGTAAAGGTTCTCCTGGCAAGGGCGCACGCACTGTTTGATGAGGATCAGCGAATCTGCCGTGAGCTCTCCCGTCATGGAGCGGAACTCCTATCCGACGGCGATACGGTGCTCACCCACTGCAATGCGGGAGGGCTGGCTACCACCGGTTACGGCACCGCGCTCGGAGTGATCTATGCGGCGGCGGAGCAGGGGAAGCGGATACGCGTGTTCGCCGATGAGACCCGTCCTCTCCTGCAGGGTGCGCGGCTTACCGCCTGGGAACTCAGGAAGAATGGAATCCCGGTTACCGTGATCTGCGATTCCATGGCGGCGGACGTTCTGCGCCGTAGATGGATAGATCATATAATCGTCGGCGCCGACCGGATCGCCGCAAACGGCGATACGGCAAACAAGATCGGCACCTACGGTCTTTCGGTGCTTGCCCGTGAGCATGATGTTCCCCTGTATGTGGCGGCGCCTCTGACCAGCTTCGATTTCAGTATGGCCTCCGGTGAAACCATCCCCATAGAGGAGCGGAGAGAATCGGAGATTTCAAAGTTCGCCGGTGTACAGGTGACCCCGGAGGGAGTATCTTTCTATAATCCTTCATTCGACGTTACCCCCGCCCGGAACATCGCCGCGATAATTTCCGAGCTGGGAGTGGCGAGACCACCGTTCACCCCGACATTGAGCTTATGGAATGTCTTGCGAGGCAATCCGCGTATATCAGCGTAA